One stretch of Chitinophaga pendula DNA includes these proteins:
- a CDS encoding glycosyltransferase family 2 protein: MEGFFLTLGRIYENVLFVYGIVLLAVYALLAILSMLAIRFYINNNRKYQLDILASSPLAPGITILAPAFNEGLTIISNVRSLLTLNYPRYEIVLINDGSTDNTMEQLIAEFKLVVVDFAYTTKIMSQPIRKIYKSTDPAYSSLLVIDKVNGKSKADAVNAGINVASFDYFVCTDVDCILHKDTLLELIVPVMQERGKRVIATGATLRIANSSEFDEGVMTRMRPPSQLLPRFQEVEYIRSFVLGKMGWSYINCVPNVSGGLGLFDKEVAIRCGGYDHSSFGEDMELLTRMCRYAHENRIDYAVRYIPRTLCWTEAPATLKIFSRQRTRWARGLAQLITSHFGMFMNPNYGRMGLVVFPFNFFFELLAPIIEASGIIIYIILALTGNINWPYALLLLLFVYTYAVMITTISILWDQLSFRYYKTWKEVAYLCLTPFLEFLLYHPLIVFFSLRGYYYFLTGKKSTWGNMQRQGFGKKK, translated from the coding sequence ATGGAGGGCTTTTTTCTAACACTGGGCCGGATATATGAAAATGTCCTGTTTGTTTACGGCATCGTGCTGTTGGCCGTTTATGCCTTGCTGGCTATATTATCTATGCTGGCTATACGCTTTTATATTAATAATAATCGTAAATATCAACTGGATATACTTGCCAGCTCGCCACTGGCTCCCGGGATCACCATTCTGGCACCTGCCTTTAATGAGGGACTTACCATCATATCCAACGTACGATCCCTCCTGACACTGAATTACCCAAGATATGAGATCGTATTGATCAATGATGGTAGCACCGATAATACCATGGAACAACTCATTGCAGAGTTCAAACTGGTAGTGGTCGACTTCGCCTACACCACCAAGATTATGTCGCAGCCCATCCGGAAGATCTATAAATCTACCGACCCTGCCTATTCATCATTGTTAGTCATAGACAAAGTCAACGGGAAAAGTAAAGCAGATGCAGTAAATGCAGGGATTAATGTAGCTTCTTTCGATTATTTTGTGTGTACCGACGTAGACTGTATCCTGCATAAAGATACCTTACTGGAACTAATAGTACCAGTTATGCAGGAGCGGGGGAAAAGGGTTATCGCCACCGGTGCCACCCTTCGTATTGCTAACTCCTCCGAATTCGATGAAGGGGTAATGACTCGCATGCGCCCACCATCTCAGCTATTACCCAGGTTCCAGGAGGTAGAGTACATCCGCTCGTTTGTATTAGGGAAAATGGGTTGGAGCTACATCAACTGTGTTCCGAACGTATCCGGCGGGCTAGGATTGTTTGATAAAGAAGTGGCGATCCGCTGCGGTGGCTATGACCATAGCTCTTTCGGAGAAGATATGGAGCTGCTCACCCGCATGTGTCGTTATGCACACGAAAACCGCATCGATTACGCCGTAAGATATATACCGAGAACACTCTGCTGGACCGAAGCTCCGGCTACACTAAAAATATTCAGCCGGCAGCGTACCCGCTGGGCCAGAGGGCTTGCACAGCTGATTACCTCCCACTTTGGTATGTTCATGAATCCGAATTATGGTAGAATGGGATTGGTGGTGTTTCCTTTCAACTTTTTCTTCGAATTACTTGCGCCCATTATTGAGGCATCTGGTATCATTATATATATAATATTAGCACTCACAGGAAATATCAACTGGCCTTATGCACTATTATTACTGCTTTTCGTATATACTTATGCAGTAATGATCACCACCATCTCAATACTATGGGACCAACTCAGCTTCCGATACTACAAGACCTGGAAGGAGGTGGCCTATCTCTGCCTGACGCCCTTCCTGGAGTTTCTGCTATATCATCCCCTCATCGTATTCTTTTCGCTTCGTGGATATTATTATTTCCTTACAGGTAAGAAAAGTACCTGGGGCAATATGCAAAGACAAGGATTTGGAAAGAAAAAATAA
- a CDS encoding hybrid sensor histidine kinase/response regulator, producing the protein MKQQKTFTILLVDDKPENLVSLEHMLEADNREILKATSGNEALKIVLKHSDIGLIMLDVQMPDMDGYEVARLLQINPKTSNISIIFVTAINKEEQYVMRGFEEGAVDYLSKPLDVNITRAKVRVFEKLYLSQYELKEAMAEKEQVNKQLERFMYMVAHDLKSPLSGAISLLSMINDDPRIQQEPDLKDYMQIVMGATNNLTQMITSMLDYTRQNKADQVVEKIDVQALIKELIALLFPPAHIRIVTEGKLPVLQANKLKLQQVFQNLISNAIKYNDKAEGVVTIGGTDRDEFFEFYVKDNGPGVSKRDTDRIFRLFERVDNDVKEEGTGIGLNIFKLLVEEQGGKVWVDSVPGEGSTFYFLWRQHY; encoded by the coding sequence ATGAAGCAGCAGAAAACATTTACAATCCTTTTGGTGGATGACAAACCGGAAAATCTTGTGTCGCTGGAACATATGCTGGAGGCTGACAACAGGGAGATATTAAAAGCTACCTCGGGAAATGAGGCACTTAAAATCGTCCTCAAACATAGCGATATCGGGCTGATTATGCTAGACGTCCAGATGCCGGATATGGACGGTTACGAGGTAGCCCGGTTGTTACAGATCAACCCTAAGACGAGTAACATCTCTATTATTTTTGTCACCGCGATCAATAAGGAGGAGCAATATGTAATGCGTGGATTTGAAGAAGGGGCCGTTGATTATCTATCGAAGCCGTTAGATGTAAATATTACAAGAGCGAAGGTACGGGTATTTGAAAAGTTATATCTGTCCCAATATGAGCTGAAGGAGGCGATGGCTGAAAAAGAGCAGGTGAACAAGCAGCTGGAGCGGTTTATGTATATGGTAGCACATGATCTTAAATCGCCGCTGTCTGGTGCAATTAGCCTTCTGTCTATGATCAATGATGATCCCCGTATACAGCAGGAGCCGGATCTGAAAGACTATATGCAGATTGTAATGGGCGCCACTAATAATCTGACCCAGATGATCACCTCGATGCTTGACTATACCCGTCAGAATAAGGCGGATCAAGTGGTAGAAAAGATAGATGTGCAAGCGCTTATCAAAGAGCTTATCGCCTTATTATTCCCGCCAGCTCATATACGTATCGTCACAGAAGGCAAACTGCCTGTATTGCAAGCTAACAAACTAAAGCTGCAGCAGGTATTTCAGAACCTTATATCCAATGCTATCAAATATAATGATAAGGCTGAGGGAGTTGTTACTATCGGTGGTACTGACCGGGATGAGTTTTTTGAGTTTTATGTAAAAGACAATGGTCCTGGTGTTTCCAAGAGAGATACGGACCGTATATTCCGTTTATTCGAGCGCGTTGACAATGACGTGAAGGAGGAAGGTACGGGGATTGGTTTGAATATTTTTAAACTTCTGGTAGAGGAACAGGGAGGAAAGGTATGGGTTGATTCGGTGCCAGGTGAGGGCAGTACTTTCTATTTCCTCTGGCGGCAGCACTACTAG
- a CDS encoding response regulator transcription factor has protein sequence MSKILLVEDDEIMPKIVARILSSSEYQLDHVSNGKEAFEKLEASAYGYDLIITDIMMPYANGFEILSKVKSQPNPIPVIIVSNAGNEDMVMEGFKLGADDFLKKPIIPAELLIRVKRLLMKNK, from the coding sequence ATGAGTAAAATTTTGCTAGTCGAAGACGATGAGATAATGCCAAAAATTGTAGCCAGGATTCTCTCCTCTTCAGAATATCAGCTGGATCATGTATCCAATGGGAAAGAAGCATTCGAAAAACTGGAAGCCTCTGCTTATGGGTATGACCTGATCATTACAGATATTATGATGCCTTACGCCAATGGATTTGAAATATTGAGTAAGGTAAAAAGCCAGCCGAACCCTATTCCGGTTATTATTGTATCCAATGCAGGTAATGAAGATATGGTAATGGAAGGATTTAAACTGGGCGCAGATGACTTCCTGAAAAAACCAATCATACCTGCTGAACTACTCATTCGGGTAAAGCGATTGTTAATGAAGAATAAATAG
- a CDS encoding HEAT repeat domain-containing protein, producing the protein MFEIQVPSFLEPIFNVFQGAPLAIKLAIVFIVVAVIITLLAYLSILRSRFRGYKRNKRLAGLLPEIDNLIVEQVLANPAIAAGEPADHIQMDLEAFQELPLDKKWARQAVTDRIIHFRRNVRGNAGHLLRNLYIQLDLSKDTLKQMKSRHWARKVRALTEFMEMEIPVADVTLLPLTNSRNRELRAAARHAYIKLSKNEPFKFFDVVTDPLLMWDQVELFRIITTTEDIAIPNFARWVTYSNNKSVVSFCLLLITHYNQLPAVSAVIKLLDTKDHYLRTDAIRCLGKLRVPDVEDRLVSMYSSQPLHCQIAILKAVGRISSGRHIDFLKQEFLHSTNFDLRKNAAKSLVKNEWIASQVIQELLDTADPESLRILKHCMNPLIKY; encoded by the coding sequence ATGTTCGAAATCCAAGTACCATCCTTCCTGGAACCTATTTTTAATGTATTTCAAGGTGCTCCGTTGGCAATAAAACTGGCAATAGTATTTATTGTAGTCGCGGTAATAATCACCTTGCTGGCATATCTATCTATATTGCGTAGCCGTTTCAGAGGCTATAAACGCAACAAGCGACTGGCTGGTCTGCTACCTGAGATCGATAACCTGATAGTAGAACAGGTGCTGGCCAATCCGGCAATAGCGGCAGGAGAACCGGCCGATCACATTCAGATGGATCTGGAAGCTTTCCAGGAGCTACCTTTGGATAAAAAATGGGCCAGGCAGGCCGTCACCGACCGTATCATACACTTCCGGCGTAACGTCAGAGGCAATGCCGGGCATCTCCTGCGTAATCTCTATATCCAGCTCGACCTGAGCAAGGATACCCTCAAACAAATGAAGTCAAGGCATTGGGCCAGAAAAGTGCGGGCACTGACAGAATTCATGGAAATGGAAATCCCCGTAGCAGATGTAACCCTACTACCGCTGACCAATAGCCGTAACCGTGAACTCAGAGCCGCTGCCCGCCATGCCTATATAAAACTAAGCAAAAACGAACCCTTCAAATTCTTTGATGTCGTCACTGACCCCTTGCTGATGTGGGACCAGGTCGAGCTCTTCCGGATTATCACCACCACCGAAGATATCGCCATCCCTAACTTCGCCCGATGGGTAACCTATTCTAATAACAAAAGCGTAGTATCATTCTGCCTACTCCTCATCACACACTATAATCAGCTACCTGCTGTATCAGCCGTTATCAAATTGCTGGATACCAAAGACCACTACCTCCGGACAGATGCTATCAGGTGCCTGGGTAAACTAAGGGTACCAGATGTGGAAGACAGACTGGTATCAATGTACAGCAGTCAGCCTCTCCATTGCCAGATAGCCATCCTGAAAGCAGTAGGTCGTATTAGCAGCGGCCGGCATATCGATTTCCTCAAACAGGAATTCCTGCATTCTACCAATTTTGATCTCCGGAAGAATGCCGCCAAATCCCTGGTAAAAAATGAATGGATTGCCAGCCAGGTAATACAGGAGTTACTCGATACCGCAGACCCGGAAAGCTTACGTATCCTGAAGCATTGCATGAACCCATTAATAAAATACTAA
- a CDS encoding glycosyltransferase family 2 protein, which yields MIRTLFEGGVFIYGCVLLIMYAILAYLSFRGIIKFRKKASFTNYDHLLNSPLTPGISVIAPAFNEGVTIIMNVRSLLTLNYTRFEVIIVNDGSTDDTLEKLIREFELVPIDFAYNERIVTKPVKQLYKSTNIAYDKLLVIDKINGKSKADASNAGINAASFDYFLCTDVDCIIEKDTLLRMIKPFMDEEHKETKEVGEPCPQCGYVHVVEDSRQVIATGATLRLANSTEVDEGVITRVRPPEKLLPRFQEMEYIRAYVLGKMGWSKMNSVPNVSGGLGLFDKEVAIKAGGYDHSSFAEDMDIVTRMCAYMLDNKMKYAIRYIPTTQCWTEGPPNMKIFSRQRTRWGRGLAEIMTLHRKIIFNPRYKKLGLIVLPYNLFFEFLAPIIEFVGILYYIYLICTNQVNWLYAVILLIFVYLYSVMITTLAICWDQLTYGYYKTWREVIGLALMAFLEPLLYHPLIVFFALRGYWFFLIGKKTSWGNMQRQGFGKKK from the coding sequence ATGATCAGAACTTTATTTGAAGGTGGCGTATTTATATATGGTTGCGTACTGTTAATAATGTACGCAATATTAGCTTATCTGTCTTTTCGTGGTATCATCAAATTCCGCAAAAAAGCCAGTTTTACTAACTATGACCACCTGCTTAACTCCCCGCTGACACCAGGTATATCCGTAATAGCACCTGCTTTTAACGAAGGCGTGACGATCATCATGAACGTAAGATCCCTGCTTACACTTAACTATACTCGTTTTGAAGTGATCATTGTCAATGATGGGAGCACCGACGACACACTTGAAAAGCTGATCAGGGAATTTGAACTCGTTCCCATTGATTTTGCCTATAATGAACGCATTGTAACTAAACCAGTAAAACAACTGTATAAATCCACTAATATCGCTTATGATAAGCTGTTGGTCATTGACAAAATAAATGGAAAAAGTAAGGCAGATGCTTCCAATGCAGGTATTAACGCCGCCTCCTTCGATTACTTCCTTTGTACAGATGTAGACTGTATCATAGAAAAAGATACCCTCCTTAGAATGATTAAACCGTTCATGGATGAGGAACATAAAGAAACCAAAGAAGTAGGAGAGCCCTGCCCCCAATGTGGTTATGTACATGTCGTGGAAGATAGTCGACAGGTAATCGCCACTGGCGCTACCCTGAGACTAGCCAATTCCACTGAAGTAGATGAAGGCGTAATCACGAGGGTACGACCTCCCGAAAAACTATTGCCTCGCTTCCAGGAAATGGAGTACATAAGGGCATACGTACTGGGCAAAATGGGCTGGAGTAAGATGAATAGTGTACCTAATGTATCTGGTGGACTTGGTCTGTTCGACAAAGAAGTAGCTATCAAAGCAGGTGGATATGACCATTCTTCTTTTGCGGAGGATATGGATATTGTAACCCGCATGTGTGCCTACATGCTGGACAATAAAATGAAATATGCGATAAGATACATTCCTACTACACAATGTTGGACGGAAGGCCCTCCTAACATGAAAATATTTAGCCGGCAACGCACCCGATGGGGGCGCGGTCTGGCCGAAATAATGACATTACACAGAAAGATCATCTTCAATCCACGGTATAAGAAGCTGGGCCTGATCGTACTGCCATACAACCTCTTCTTTGAATTTTTGGCACCTATCATCGAATTTGTCGGCATATTATACTATATATACCTCATCTGCACAAACCAGGTGAACTGGCTTTATGCTGTCATCCTCCTCATCTTTGTCTACCTCTACTCCGTCATGATCACTACCTTGGCAATATGCTGGGACCAGCTGACTTATGGCTATTATAAAACCTGGCGCGAAGTAATAGGATTAGCCTTGATGGCATTTTTAGAACCATTGCTGTATCATCCGCTGATCGTATTTTTTGCCTTGCGCGGCTATTGGTTTTTCCTCATCGGAAAGAAAACCTCCTGGGGTAACATGCAAAGACAGGGATTCGGTAAGAAAAAATAA
- a CDS encoding response regulator → MKLSLVNRLYLGFALVISLILVGGYLTWQTFNTQTEEAGWVQHTYRVLNNSERVQRLLFDMEASRRGFRSTFNKRFLEPYETALPKVAPAINDLRTMVSDNPVQFRNTDSLERAVNSLLSFWNELDHLTTQQRFDQNVAITEQETLLMDKVRARINTVNLTERHLLAKREELKNSSFTKAIKTLLLNNLFILLVGFILMRVTYAEFKRRLKVQKALNSKLHEVVELNKATNKQNWLLTGVNNMNDSLQGINNRDNLVATFLRTLTGFAGFPAGAMYRYEENRNKLVLAGTAGMPIDVQHEIALNEGLIGTTASQKALQVIRDIPPGYWQLSSASGKMTPGSLVFVPLWIGDELLGVIELACFQEVTQAQLELLEVLSKDITVAVNAANDRSKVMSLLQQVQEQREILIAQQEELRQSNEELSRQSEILQASEEELKVQEEELRQVNAEITEKNKALEAARSALALKANELQSSSQYKSEFLANMSHELRTPLNSVLILAKMLQENKEKNLHPKQIEYAGIIYKSGSDLLHLINDVLDLSKIEAGKVELNYETVPVAVMNNDVADLFDVLSQEKNIRFIRHITGDVPDAIETDKLRLGQVIRNLLSNAFKFTPSGGEISLSWYMAGDDVLGITVADTGPGIPTEQQTLIFSAFQQGDGSISRKYGGTGLGLSISKKLMELLKGELRLDSSTSAGSVFSILVPIGEIVDTTIPAISTPALHPIATTAIEQQTAVTVNDDRNNISYEDKLVLIIEDDTRFADILRDFAREKGFKTIVAHNGQDGLAYARRYLPAAIILDMDLPVIDGNSILKILKSNEELSKILVHVVTGAEQASIATNNIHGYTRKPLALDDLEQVFTSISRLLSGRYKKVLLLSAGPLGQDAALSSISNKRKLAMAYDITGLDKAEHFIREQSYDAVVLEVDTPIGDIINRLQKLRQLTDSSNTPLIVYLDQDITPQEEQQLKRYSSAIVRNSVHARDRLIDELELFLYKLEKKISTGTKEAEDGDSTLSGKTILLADDDMRNVFSISALMEEQGVHVLTAADGKEALEILDRYPKLDLVLMDIMMPEMDGYEAIGRIRSDARFQQLPVIALTAKAMAGDRQKCIEAGASDYIAKPIDNAKLLSLLSVWLS, encoded by the coding sequence ATGAAGCTCTCTTTAGTGAACAGGCTTTACCTGGGTTTTGCGTTAGTGATATCGCTGATCCTGGTGGGTGGTTATCTGACCTGGCAGACATTTAACACTCAGACGGAGGAAGCCGGGTGGGTACAGCATACTTACCGGGTATTAAATAATTCGGAAAGGGTACAAAGGTTACTTTTCGATATGGAGGCGTCCAGGCGGGGCTTTAGGAGTACTTTTAACAAGCGATTCCTGGAGCCGTATGAGACCGCTCTACCGAAGGTAGCGCCGGCGATCAATGATCTTCGCACCATGGTATCAGACAATCCTGTCCAGTTCCGAAATACGGATTCACTGGAGCGGGCGGTCAACAGCCTGCTGAGTTTCTGGAATGAGCTGGATCACTTGACTACCCAGCAACGATTTGATCAGAATGTAGCTATTACGGAACAGGAGACCTTATTGATGGACAAGGTCAGGGCACGGATCAATACTGTTAATTTAACGGAACGACATCTCCTGGCTAAACGGGAGGAGTTAAAAAACAGTTCCTTTACCAAAGCAATCAAAACACTATTGCTGAATAACCTTTTCATCCTGTTGGTCGGTTTTATATTAATGCGGGTAACCTATGCGGAATTCAAGCGGCGGTTAAAAGTACAGAAGGCCCTTAACAGTAAGTTACATGAGGTAGTAGAGTTGAATAAGGCAACCAACAAACAAAACTGGCTACTAACCGGGGTGAACAATATGAATGATAGCTTACAGGGCATCAATAACCGGGATAATTTGGTAGCGACTTTCCTTCGGACGCTGACAGGGTTTGCCGGGTTTCCTGCCGGTGCCATGTACCGGTATGAGGAGAATCGTAACAAGCTGGTACTTGCAGGTACGGCAGGTATGCCCATCGATGTGCAGCACGAAATCGCCCTAAATGAGGGATTGATCGGTACCACTGCTTCCCAGAAAGCATTGCAGGTGATCCGGGATATCCCTCCGGGATACTGGCAGCTTAGCTCTGCCAGTGGGAAGATGACACCTGGTTCCTTAGTATTTGTGCCACTTTGGATAGGTGACGAGCTATTAGGGGTGATCGAACTGGCTTGCTTCCAGGAGGTAACTCAGGCACAGCTGGAATTACTGGAAGTACTGTCTAAAGATATTACGGTAGCCGTCAATGCCGCCAATGACCGGAGTAAGGTGATGTCCTTATTACAACAGGTGCAAGAACAAAGAGAGATACTAATAGCCCAGCAGGAGGAGCTAAGACAGTCTAATGAAGAATTGAGCCGTCAATCAGAGATATTACAAGCATCTGAAGAGGAGCTGAAAGTGCAGGAGGAAGAATTAAGACAGGTAAATGCAGAGATCACGGAAAAGAATAAGGCATTGGAAGCAGCCAGGAGTGCGCTTGCCCTGAAGGCAAATGAACTGCAGTCCAGTAGTCAATATAAGTCTGAGTTCCTGGCCAACATGTCGCATGAGTTAAGAACACCATTGAACAGCGTACTGATATTGGCGAAAATGTTGCAGGAAAACAAGGAAAAAAACCTGCACCCCAAGCAAATTGAATATGCTGGTATTATTTATAAGTCAGGGTCTGACCTGTTACATCTTATTAATGATGTACTGGACCTATCAAAAATTGAAGCTGGTAAGGTAGAGTTGAATTACGAAACTGTCCCCGTAGCTGTGATGAACAATGATGTTGCAGACTTGTTTGATGTATTATCACAGGAGAAAAATATCCGTTTTATCAGACATATCACGGGTGACGTACCGGACGCTATCGAGACGGATAAATTAAGGTTGGGTCAAGTGATTAGGAATCTTCTCTCTAATGCATTCAAGTTTACGCCCTCCGGAGGAGAGATCTCGCTTTCCTGGTATATGGCAGGTGACGACGTACTTGGCATTACCGTAGCAGACACGGGTCCAGGTATACCTACCGAACAGCAGACGCTTATCTTCAGTGCTTTTCAGCAGGGAGACGGGTCTATCAGCCGTAAATATGGAGGTACCGGTCTGGGGCTGAGCATCAGCAAAAAGCTCATGGAATTGCTAAAGGGTGAATTACGGCTTGACAGCAGTACTTCTGCCGGTAGCGTATTCAGCATATTGGTGCCGATAGGGGAAATAGTTGACACTACTATTCCAGCGATATCCACACCGGCCCTCCATCCTATCGCTACTACTGCCATAGAGCAGCAGACCGCAGTGACTGTCAATGATGACCGTAATAACATAAGTTATGAAGATAAGTTAGTCCTCATAATAGAGGACGATACGCGGTTTGCTGATATTTTAAGGGACTTTGCGCGTGAAAAAGGGTTCAAAACCATCGTAGCCCATAACGGACAGGATGGTCTAGCCTATGCGCGCAGGTATTTGCCGGCCGCTATTATATTGGATATGGACCTGCCGGTGATAGATGGAAACAGTATTCTGAAGATACTTAAGAGCAATGAGGAGCTGAGCAAGATATTGGTACATGTGGTAACAGGTGCAGAACAGGCGAGTATTGCTACCAATAACATACACGGGTATACACGGAAACCGCTGGCATTGGACGATCTGGAACAGGTGTTTACCAGCATCAGCCGCTTATTGAGTGGCAGGTATAAAAAAGTATTATTATTATCCGCCGGGCCGTTAGGGCAGGATGCTGCCTTGAGCAGCATCAGCAACAAACGCAAGCTGGCGATGGCCTATGACATCACCGGCCTTGATAAGGCGGAACATTTTATACGGGAGCAATCCTATGATGCGGTTGTTCTGGAGGTGGATACCCCTATCGGCGATATCATTAACCGCCTGCAAAAGTTGCGTCAGCTGACGGATTCCAGTAATACTCCGCTTATCGTATACCTGGATCAGGATATAACGCCACAGGAGGAACAGCAACTGAAGCGGTATTCGTCTGCTATCGTACGTAATTCAGTACATGCGCGGGACCGGCTTATCGATGAATTGGAGTTGTTCTTATATAAACTGGAGAAAAAGATCAGTACAGGTACTAAAGAGGCAGAAGATGGAGATAGTACACTTTCCGGCAAGACCATATTACTGGCAGATGATGATATGCGGAATGTATTTTCGATCAGCGCATTAATGGAAGAGCAGGGGGTACATGTACTTACGGCGGCAGATGGGAAAGAAGCTTTGGAAATATTAGACAGATATCCTAAACTTGACTTAGTACTTATGGACATCATGATGCCTGAAATGGACGGTTACGAAGCGATTGGGCGAATAAGATCAGATGCCCGTTTTCAGCAATTACCGGTGATCGCACTTACGGCAAAAGCTATGGCAGGTGATCGGCAGAAATGTATAGAGGCCGGGGCCTCCGATTATATTGCCAAACCGATTGATAATGCTAAACTGCTATCTCTGCTGAGTGTATGGTTGTCTTAA
- a CDS encoding CheR family methyltransferase — protein sequence MVQEIHPHDFSELLQIVQQQYGYDFTGYSPFSLKRRIIRFMAYCNARSLAELRYRLLYESGFFLEMLQFITVNVTEMFRDPSFYRQLREQIIPRLASYPIIKIWHAGCATGEEVYSMAILLEEAGLLDRCRIYATDLNEANLIKAESGCMPLKVMKEYTQNYIQAGGIEDFSNYYSVKHQQAILDPWLLRNIIFFQHNLVTDQVFNEFQLICCRNVFIYFNKELQDHVVKLFYDSLASLGYLALGIKESMLYNKERTNFETISSANKIFRRKS from the coding sequence ATGGTACAGGAGATCCATCCACACGATTTTTCTGAGCTGCTGCAGATTGTCCAGCAGCAATATGGTTACGACTTTACAGGGTATTCGCCTTTCTCACTAAAAAGACGGATCATCCGGTTTATGGCATACTGCAATGCGAGAAGCCTGGCCGAATTAAGGTATCGTTTGCTATATGAATCGGGATTCTTCCTGGAAATGTTGCAGTTCATTACGGTGAATGTAACCGAAATGTTCCGGGATCCTAGCTTTTACAGGCAATTGCGGGAGCAGATCATTCCCCGGCTGGCCTCCTATCCTATTATTAAGATTTGGCACGCCGGATGTGCCACCGGAGAAGAAGTGTATTCGATGGCCATTCTGTTGGAAGAAGCGGGTTTGCTGGATCGATGCCGTATCTATGCAACCGATCTCAACGAAGCAAATTTAATAAAGGCGGAGAGTGGATGTATGCCGCTTAAGGTAATGAAAGAATATACACAGAATTATATACAGGCAGGCGGGATAGAAGATTTCTCCAATTATTATTCGGTGAAGCACCAGCAGGCGATTCTTGATCCATGGCTACTTAGAAATATTATATTTTTCCAACATAACTTGGTTACAGACCAGGTATTTAATGAATTTCAGCTGATTTGTTGCAGGAATGTCTTCATATACTTCAATAAGGAGCTACAGGATCATGTAGTAAAATTATTTTATGACAGCTTAGCTTCTTTAGGTTACCTTGCGCTGGGGATAAAGGAATCGATGTTATATAATAAGGAGCGGACAAATTTTGAAACAATCAGCTCGGCTAATAAAATATTCAGGCGAAAATCATAA
- a CDS encoding chemotaxis protein CheB, whose amino-acid sequence MILIGGSAGSMPVLEEILKQWPAHFPIPLVIVLHRLKNVPSELVAILSSYRKLLEPEDKEALLPGHIYLAPQNYHLLIESDVTFSLDYSEPVNFSRPSIDQTFSSAAAVFGEGALGILLSGASKDGTEGLCDIVAAGGTGIVQEPDSALFRFMPASALDSCNGILSMSVTSIIDLIKKISVAYKS is encoded by the coding sequence GTGATTCTAATAGGAGGATCAGCTGGTAGTATGCCTGTGCTGGAGGAGATACTGAAACAGTGGCCTGCCCATTTTCCTATACCATTGGTAATTGTACTACATCGATTAAAAAATGTTCCTAGTGAGCTTGTGGCTATTTTATCGTCCTATCGGAAATTGCTGGAACCGGAAGATAAAGAGGCATTATTGCCCGGCCATATTTATCTTGCGCCGCAAAATTATCATCTATTAATAGAGAGTGATGTTACTTTTTCCCTGGATTATTCGGAGCCGGTCAACTTTAGCCGGCCTTCTATTGACCAAACATTCAGTAGTGCGGCAGCTGTCTTCGGCGAGGGAGCATTGGGTATATTACTAAGCGGAGCCAGTAAAGACGGGACGGAAGGGCTTTGTGATATTGTAGCGGCGGGAGGTACCGGTATTGTACAAGAGCCGGACAGCGCACTATTTCGGTTTATGCCAGCCTCAGCCCTGGACTCTTGTAACGGCATATTATCTATGTCAGTGACTAGCATTATTGATCTTATTAAAAAAATAAGCGTTGCATATAAAAGTTGA